Genomic window (Phragmites australis chromosome 5, lpPhrAust1.1, whole genome shotgun sequence):
tgtagttttatgaaatttacataaaaaataaatatgtcgcCATTCCAACGGGTGACATAAGTCTATATGTGCGATTTTTCAAAACAGAAatataattttgcaatttttcgatctaagtaatataaaaataaaaaaatcggtCAGTTGACCGATATATAGGAATGGTCATTTTTCCTCGCTTGTTTTTGGGCAATTTTCAGTTCGGCCCAGTAAAGCTCCACGTGTTTCTATCTGGGCCTTCATCCCGGGCCTCTTCACCTGTTCGGCCATTTGATGGCACGGGGCCTCTTCACACGTTCGGCCTCTTGGTGATTGTTGAACATGAGGGATTAAATTTGATCGCCAACTTGTGTTGACCTTGACTCTGAAAAAGAAAACTATGCTGCGTCGATACATGGTTTTGCAGTACTCCAGGGCCATGCTTGCTTGTATATATGCATCATGGTTCAGGAGAATTCTCAGAAAAATCGTGCGTGATTAATCATTGTACTTGCACCCAATAAATTCAGCACATAAATCAATGCACCCGAGAAGGCAATGAAAACACATCGATTGTTATTCTTCACGTCGTCCATGTGTTTTATTCCGGGATGGCTTCACAAGCACCGTCGCTTTTAGCTTGGACGATGCCTGCGCGCGTGATCGTGATACGTTTTCTGCTGGACCGCACCTTATTCCTTCTACACTGTAGTGCGCACCACTCTTTTGTAGTATTATCGTATAAAACTGGATAACAGCAGTGGGACGGTGAATTGGTGATCTTATTTATCactgacaagaaaaagaagatcatAATCGAGTACATAGCAAAGGCACGGTTCTACTTCCAATCGTCCACGTCATTTGGATCAGCTGGCTTCTGCAGCTGCGTGAAGAGCGATTGGACGGCACAATAGGAGCTGCAGGGGCACCGAGTACCGATGGCCGTCGGGATGCATGTCCGGCGACATTTTCGTCTGATCTTCTTACGTCAAAAGAGACCATGGCTTAGGGACGAAAGAACGGATGGATGGGACAGTAGGTTCCTCACTTTCGAGGCAGCAACAACTAACAACCCCTTGCCCTGTCCTTCCCCTTCCTTGCCCCAAGGAATTATGACTCGTCAGTCGTCGCCCTATCTACTCCCATGTGAAAAAGGCTTTTGCTAATTTCAGACCAACTTTGCCACAGCTTTCTTCCAACCTCCGCCGTAGCTGCACCTGTCATTTTGTTCTCCTTTATGCGCGTGGGCATACAGCGATGGCAGTCTCACAGATGTGGGTGCATAGACTTGTGGATTCTGCACCTGCATAGTAAACTACCCTAGGTGGCTCAAACACGTTCCACCGCTAACGGCTAAAGAATTTGGGGCTGAAGGATGCAATCTTGCCACCGTTTTCCATCTTGCACCCGAACGAAAATCTCCAGACCAAACAAGAACATTTAGGCGAGCACATAACGCTGCAATTTTAGTGCGCATAAACAGTTCGATTTAGTGACTGTAGACATGCTTACTCTTTGCTGTGCGTCTGCACTTTTCGGCGTTGCCAGAACGCATGGTATAGAATAACCCACAGGGCAACTTTTGCTACCCGATTGCCCAGGTTAAAACGTTCATGCCGTAATCATCGGAACGCGAGCACGCTTGAACGGCAAGAAAATGCAGGGAACAAGCAAGAAATCGGGCAAACAAGAACCGAAATCGCAGGTCCTATTTAAATCAAGAAGCACGCAGCACACAAGAAACGCCGACGGCCCACCCCAGCCTATCATCTTCCACTGCACAAACCTCCCGCCCCCCAAAGAAACCCAGTGCCCACGATAACAATCAATCAGTCCGTCACCGAAGCACGTCGCTGGAAACAAGGACGAGGTCGGCGGCGGAAGCGGCGCGTCCGTCGTCGAAGTTGAGCGCGTAGCTGAGCGCGTCGTAGTGGAAGCTGAACCGGCGCCCGCGCCTGGCCCGCTCCGACTGCAGCCGCCGAACCAGCGCGCGCAGGCGCCAGTAGAGGCTCCGCAGCAGCCTGCTGCTCCTCCCgctcgccaccgccaccacccctgcctccaccgccgccaccacggccgccatcccttcctcttcctcctgcaAGGCTGCACAGAGAGGCCCGCGCGTGCAGCGGAGGCGTCCTCCCGCGCGCTCGCCTCTACCACTCCACTCAGTTACGTATACCTACTACTAGTAGCTGTGCTCTGCAGTGGCCAGTGGTAGGTTGCGCTTCTGCGCAAGCGGGGGCGGAGGCCGCAcgggaggaggagatggcgaagCGGGGAAAGCGTACCACGCCTATATAACGATGCCCCCCTTTCCTTCCTGCTCGGCACACCGTTCTTTCAACGCCTGTACGGCTCTTCCCGGATCCGGTTCGGTTAATTCTGCCACACGGCTAGTTTATACTGAAAAAGCAGAAAGGATTTACGTCGATAATTTACATTGATGTGTTGCCGATTATATATAGGCTGGCATAGCCTTGTAGAAGAAGAATAGATCCTAACAAAAAGAAGCAAATCAAGGAGATTATATGGTTTGTATCTATAGCCAAAGCAGTTACCTCTATGGTTGTTAGCTATGGAAACAACACAATAAGGAGATCGTGTGGGTGCAAACCGTGACACGCACGTATGTGCTTTAACATATAATACTACTCCTACTCGTACTCGTATTTCAGACTTCCGGGTAGAAGAAACCCGCATACTCGCTGCGTTCCCTCGCCCTCGCCCGTGAGGCAGCGGTCGCTTGTAGGCTGAGCTCAGGAACATGCGGTGGGGCCGGGAGACGGACGGATTTGGCTTGGGACAGTGGGGGATGGGCGCACTGCGCTGGGGCAGACGGTGTGGCCGGTGTGGATTGGCGAGAATTTCTTGCGGGATTCCACTCTGTGCCCGTTGTCCGCTTGAATTCTCGGACATCTCcgatcatattttcttcattttattttttttcgatttttttattttatcttattttcagcagctttttttttgagagaaattgtgaaaagaaaggagagaaaacctcattctaaaataaataatctgatatttttttcataacaagaactgtaaaaaaaaatctgttggAGCGTTGAAAGAAAGATACTCACTTTCCGATAGCCTCCAGGCTCCAGGCCCGTAGCGGTGACATCGCGCGCGTCCTCGTGCACCTCCATAGGAATACGGAGTACCATAGGAATACGGAGTACCAAGAAAAGGGTTTTACCAGTACCAGGCTGCCAGTAATGGCAATGGAGTCCTCGGTGATTATCACTGTATAGTTCGTCTCCTCGGTGCGGGACCGCCGGGGGGTGGGGGGCGACAGAGTGGCCGGGCTGCTTCTCCGTTAACTGCATGCGCTGCGGTATTGATTGATAGGGAAGCAACAGTTGACGAATTGAAGGATCGGCAGCGAAATGGAATTGTTTCCTCTGCCGCTTCTGCGCCGTGCATTCATTGGTGGCGCAGCCTGCTCCTGCTCGCTTCGGCCACCGGAGGATTCCTGGCAGCAAGCTCACAGGCGCAGCTGCACTGCCTGGTGAGTTTTCATTTTCAACGTCAGGCCAAACGGTTCTAGAGAAACGGCTTTGCCGAGCAGTTTCGCTGGACAAGACAAATGAGTACTACTATCACCTACTCAAGGGCAATTGCATTAGCCCTACTTAAAAAAAAGGGGCAATTGCACTAGCCAATGGTACTCACTGACTGAAGGGCAGTTCAAATGTCTAATCCTACTCAACGGCCATGCATGCACGGCGAATGACTGCAAGCCTAGCCAAGGTACGCGTGCTATTGGGAGCTAAAGACGTCTAAATGGGTCATGTCTATTGGACCCGTTCGAAACACGGTACTGTAGATACGGTTCAGGCACGATACAAGGTCACGGACTGTGTCTGgaccgagcgcgcggcacgacggatcggcacggcacggcccgaccGAGTCGGGTCGGTACAGGCACGGTCCAGCCCAAGCTGGCACGGCCCGGTACGATCTGGCCTGGCACGCAAATGCCCgattattttctatttatatatatttttttaattttgtagttattttttatctatttttttatatttttatctattttctatatattatatatatatttttttcattttctatatatattttttatctatttcggcccgcCGGGCCGATCGGGCCGTCGGACCAaaatcgtgcccgggccgacccggcacggcacggtcaccgACGGGCTGTGCTGTGGGCTgaggggaaggcacgcgggccggcacggcacggcccgctACAGTAGATGGACCGTTCAGGCCGGACCGAGCCGGGCCGACCcgaatggcccatttggccatgtttgTTGGGAGCTGCAGAAATGCAATCAAATTGAGACGTCGTCTATCGTGATCACAAGCTCAACAGGCTACCTGATTTATCACAAGCTGCTAAAATGTTTGAGTTTTGTGTACACCCAGTTTTAAATATAAAATtggacaatatatatatatatatatatatatatatatatatatatatatatatatatcaagatCAAGTTCATACATACATTtatatcatcagtgtatcatcacaatatcattattataataacgtaattaatttaatacaaaaggacccgagagTCTAAAACAAAACACAACGTAACTGAAGATCTTCAACGCCAGCGGGGCTTCTATAACCCACATGtgtcaaccgggggcactctagcctagaacagcaactccagGTTGAAGTTGTTTTCATCAAatgttgcagcttcattgacttCTGAACGGCGGTataatgcaagagaagggataacatgtgtgagtacaaaaatgtacttcGTAAGTGTAGAAAAGCATGATATGCAACTTAGACACTGGTTTATTGCACTACGTGATCTTGACCTAAATCTCCAACcgcaggcatcctatttactaagtgtgaaaaCACAAGTATATCAagaggaacagctcatcggattccatccgactaccaagactcactaggtaattatattacctggctacccgaccatctaTACCAAActctgatcccaactaatcaaaaagaagtccaagccgctcttgaccgtgagcacggctgatcgatcaggtttatactctgcagagattgCCCATATTTCGTCAcgggtcgtgatttcatcacccgtaTTACCAGGTGATAGCCTCCATATTGCCTTGctgatcaaacacttacacactttcgaggtgtaCGCTAGGAGATtactacaagacctttacaaatCTCCTGTCGACCTGCAAAcatccactgaggtttcaccgctaacagacgattacattgatgcaaaagccccctcttgtgccactcaactatCCAATGGTGCTCATAGAACCggagggtggctaattagttggtaAGTCCGTACTCATATAGGCCCCGTGGATGCTTAcggtttagcttggttacataTTCAAGAACtgatccttaggatcccacacaggaacaaccacaaacctgctGTGCAGCACCATCTTAAACCAACCATccagttaggatccctataccatattgctacaagattaccatacccgattcttgtttcataaacattagtcaagattaatatttacACAACTATGAgagcactagcatatctacccatcattaaccatgactcatcaatggcgacaaggaataattatacaaaagctagtaaaccctaacatggtattccagtttagacaagcatgcaatgaaggaataaatagctacacatgaatcctaaaatgatagcaagatgttcaaggacacttgccttcagcggagagttgctcaaagtcctcgaaagcttgatcttaaATATTCctgaactgctcacctcctaatcgacaaaccaGAAAAAGTACACAAGGGAAACCTCTAAGAATAGTATACCAAACAGTACCAAAACTAGGTAGAAACCCTAGAAAAAGATTCTACATACCGCTATGAACATCTGAGCGTGAAAATTGCCCAAATCGGaactacgagcaaaaagttataagcttttgaagttccagggacttttctgcaaattttacttgatttccgAGAATAaatcaatttgtttttttactaaaaatcttatttatgataTCATAAAACAAAACTGAATTATTTTTGAACTGAAAAACCTATAGAAATggtccatggacccatggaccacggcctggaggGTTGGTCCATGTCCACGGTGGACTGATTATGAGATGGTGAAGGGGTATGCGATCTTGGCTGTTGGATCTCGATCAGACGGCCGGGGGCGAAGGGGGCTTGGACTGGCGATGCGGACACGGGCAACGGCCAGTTGACAGCGGCGGGGTCACTGGCGCATTGCCGGAGACGTGCGAAAATGCGCGTCCGGCCACAGATTTCGACGGGGAGACACACAAAATGAAGAGGAGCGCGAGGGGAGCATTACCACGGGCTTCTCGTTAGTGAAGAAGGACGGAGGGAGGCCGGCGATGGAGAGAGGTAGACGGCGAGGCTCGGTCAcggcgcgggcggcgctccGTGGGTCAGGCGACACTGAGGTGCAGCCGGGAGCTTCTCTGGTGACCCTGCGAAGCCGTAGAGGGGAGGAAAGGGTTAGAGACGGCTAGGCATGGAGAATTACGGCTACGACGAAGCTCTCACCGGCAACGAAGAAGACGACGATGCTAAGGGTGAAATTGAGCGGGAAAGGAGGGGGGAACGTGTTAAATTGGTGCGAAACCTCGCCACGGAGACAAAGGTCAGCTTATATGCGCGAGAGGGGAAGTGCATCGGCTGGAATTCGAAGAGATTGGTGGGCGGCCTTGATGGAGATAAATGCGGTGCATTCTGCATTAGAGAGGGGTAATGGAGGGGGAAAATGGCCAGGGTGCTTGATTGAGATGCGAGGATCGCGATAGTGGCGCTTAATTGATGCGAAACGGCTCGAGGAGGCTCGGATTTGAATGGGCGGTGACGGTGGGCGGGATTGAGCtcgggaaggaggaggaagaagaggagccgGCGGGCAGGGGCGCGGCTCGGTGGCTCGGCTCGGGCGGGGCCCACGAGGTAGAGAgacagaggagggagggggctgGCTCGGGTGCGGGGGCAGCGGCCGGCTCTGGCCAGCGTGGGCAGGCCTGCCTGACGGCCCACGCGGggggagagaggaagggggagGGTGAGATGGGCCGGAAGAAGGTAAATCGGCCCAAGAGgcttttacaatttttaaattgcttttctttttacattttgatccaaattcaaaagaggtttaaacGAGCGCCTTCTAGCGATGAGCTGGGTTTCTTGTGATCTTTGTAGTAGTTTTTCCGTCCAATTTTTAGGTAAATTCAGTCTTACACAGCTGTCCCCAAGgatattttttgcaaactttttccacgcataaaaacctattgcaactataacagcatgaatgcatcaaacttatatataacctatggaaaaattaaatttagaaatcaaTTTCTTATATTGAACAATATTTgtaactcctatttaaaattctagcaaaattttaaactattgcaaaaattaaaatttaggtGTTACATTTTGATAACTCTATCAGCAAATAGTCTGACCTCTGTTTCATAATTGGATCGATGGATGAAGCATCCATCAATTAATCACAAGTGCATAATGCATGCGTTATTAGTTCATCAAGATTATAATAAAAAGGACAAGACCATGCAAACATAGACCAGTATATGTTGAAGTATAAATTTTGGTGAGTTAGTTAGTGTATAGTAGCTCAATAGTTATATATGTTCGAGAAATTAATACGTTAATATCTGGGAATTATAAAGTTTGAATAAACACGTGTCGATGATCAGTAAAGTcgattatgcaaatacttatttaaaaatAAGGATGCATGTTCATCAATTGTGCATATCAAAGAAAATGACACaagattttatacaggttcatgtCTCCCTTGGAATAATAGTCATACGTCATGTGCTGTCTGGATtgcaagagatagaattgttgtGCCTATTGATGATTGTATTCATTAAGTCGCAGGGTTACATTTATAGATACATCAACACAACGTGCAAGTCTATCAAGTTAACAAACAGGTTGTTGAGATCCTAGTCAATCGGTGAGATCGTTAGATGCAGAAGACATGCTGAGGAGCGACCTGATCTAGATGCCCTGAGAATCGGTCTTCTCCTGACATGCAATGAGAGAATGAGTCTGCTAACAACCCCCCTCAAGCTAGACGACGACAGACGTGCAGATTGTCACAAAAATTGTCAAACAAAGCACTTGGCTGCCCTTTAGTAAAATGTATGCATACTGATAAGAGGACAGGACATGATGTACTTTGATTGAACCAAGTGTGATCTTGTCTTGGACAAAATGAAGGTCGATTTCAACATGCTCTGTTCTTTGGTGCTGCACCGGATTTGTAGATAGGTACATCGTGCTCATGTTGTCACAGTAGACAACCGCGGCATGAGCTGGCTATTGATGAAGTTCATTCAATAGCTGACAAAGCCAACAACATTCTGCAACCGTGTTTGCAACTCCACGGTATTCAGCCTCTACACTAGACCGTGAAACAATAGCTTAGCGTTTtgaggaccaagagaccagGTTATCACCAAAGTAAACATAGTAACCGGATGTGGAATGATAGGTGTCCAGACACCCTACCCAGTCGAAATTGGAGTATGCCACCAACTCATGTGATGAGGATTTGTGAAGGTGCAAGCTGAAGTCCAGTGTACTACGGAGATACCGCCGTATGCGTTTAAGGAGATGGAGGTGTGGTTCGCGTGGGGAATGCATGAACAAACAAACTTGTTGGACAACATAGATGATGACTGGGCGAGTGATACTCGGTTGGATTGACTAACAATGGACCAGTGAGGCTAGAAACTTTTGCTTTAGTGTCTATAGGAGTGGCACAAGGATTGCAATGGCTCATATTAGCACGCTCCAATATTTATTGCGCATACTGTTTTGGGAAAGGAAAATGCCGGAGGATGTGGTGTGAACTGAAACACCAAGAAAGTGGTGAAGGGGGCCAAGATCTGTCATGACGAATTCGCCATGCAGTTTGGACATGAAATGCGCAAGAAGGGAAGAGGAGTTTGTAGCAAgtataatatcatcgacataaagCAAAAGGTAGGCAATTTGAGAACCTAATTTGTTGATGAACAAAGATGGATCGCATTTAGAAGCGACAAAATGAAGAGACAATAggtatgatgtgaagcaaagaaaccaagttctaggagcttgctttaggccatataaatatttattgagTTTGCAAACATATGAAGGACGTGAATTGTCAATAAAACCAGAAGGTTGTTGACAATAAATTGTTTCAGAAAGTGTACCATGAAGAAAGGCATTTTTGACATCCAATTGATGAATTGGCCACCTAAGTGATGTCAAGATGTTGAGAACAATGTGGattgttgttgtcttgatgaCGAGACTAAAGGTTTCGTCGTAGTCAACACCAGCTTGTTGTGAAAACCCACGTGCAACCCATCTCGCTTGTAACGACAAAGAGAGCCATTTGGGTTTAACTTGTGATGAAAAAACCATTTGCCAGTAATGATGTTGGCACCTACAGGAGGAAGCACAAGACTCCAAGTATTGTTATTCATCAGTGCAttatactcatcaagcatggtgTTATACTAGTTGGGGTCTTTAAGGGTAACGCGATAAGAAGAGGGTATGGGTGAGAAAGAAGAGTGAGTGGACATATTGAATTTGTGTTTAGGAACAAAGATCCTAGATTTGGAGCGTGTGTGCATGTTGTGTCTGATTGCATGTGAGGGAGGGTTGGATGTTGGCTGTGCGGAGTAATGAGAGGGTTGAGAGCGTGGGTGGCAGCTCGCTGAGCCTACCAGGATTGCTGGTGGTGTTGGGTCAGGTGGGGAACACATGTG
Coding sequences:
- the LOC133917612 gene encoding uncharacterized protein LOC133917612, which encodes MAAVVAAVEAGVVAVASGRSSRLLRSLYWRLRALVRRLQSERARRGRRFSFHYDALSYALNFDDGRAASAADLVLVSSDVLR